One stretch of Nitratiruptor tergarcus DSM 16512 DNA includes these proteins:
- a CDS encoding CvpA family protein: protein MTFDYFDLIIGALIIFLGLKGIIDGFIKEFFGLAGIIGGIYYGSRYAESVGNWISDNLYHIKNEAALTFVGFLAALFAIWIGMVILGNLITKLTHASGMGFFNKLLGLLFGWAKIFLIFSVIIYAISSIEITKKVLEKYTKNSILYPLLVQTGSYIIKLKPEDFVSPNVQKQGKEFTKKVSNDVQESAVETAKKSAIKAIEQNISKEKH from the coding sequence ATGACGTTTGACTATTTCGATCTCATCATTGGCGCACTCATTATCTTTTTAGGACTCAAAGGTATCATAGACGGTTTTATAAAAGAGTTTTTTGGATTAGCAGGAATTATTGGTGGTATATACTATGGCTCACGCTATGCAGAGAGTGTAGGGAATTGGATTAGTGATAACCTCTATCACATAAAAAATGAAGCAGCACTCACTTTCGTAGGGTTTCTTGCTGCACTATTTGCAATCTGGATCGGGATGGTAATACTAGGAAATCTTATAACCAAACTGACACATGCAAGTGGAATGGGGTTTTTTAACAAACTTCTTGGCCTTCTATTTGGTTGGGCAAAAATTTTTCTCATCTTCTCTGTCATCATATATGCAATTTCTAGCATTGAAATAACAAAAAAAGTGCTAGAGAAATATACTAAAAACTCTATTCTCTATCCTCTTCTTGTACAAACAGGAAGCTATATAATCAAACTTAAACCAGAAGATTTCGTTTCTCCAAATGTACAAAAACAGGGAAAAGAGTTTACGAAAAAGGTCTCAAATGACGTGCAAGAGAGTGCAGTAGAAACAGCTAAAAAAAGTGCTATAAAAGCAATAGAGCAAAATATATCGAAGGAGAAGCATTGA
- the lysS gene encoding lysine--tRNA ligase, with protein sequence MFDNQYEQQRIQKAEELRKEGINPYGHGFCKEITNKQFLEKYAYVKEREEKKDESVCVKLNGRIKFLRHMGKAVFAKIEDESGIVQIYFNQDSLGKEWFKKVKKLIEVGDIIEAIGYPFVTKTGELTLHANELNLVTKAIVPLPEKYHGLQDKELRYRQRYLDLIMNPDVKKVFVLRSRIVSLIRDFFENHGFLEVETPMMHPIPGGANARPFITHHNALGVDRYLRIAPELYLKRLIVGGFEAVFEINRNFRNEGMDATHNPEFTMIEFYWAYHTYEDLMKLTEDLFDYLFEKLGLPKKLPYGEHTIDFSTPFDKIKYKDAIVEIGDVPQEVVEDKEKIISYLKERGIELEFPHKMSLGALQAELFDNFVEEKLINPTFITHFPIDISPLARRSDDNPEIAERFELFIAGKEIANGFNELNDPLDQYERFKAQVASKDVDDEAMHMDEDFVRALGHGMPPTAGEGIGIDRLVMLLTNQHSIRDVILFPAMRPLPKEEKGEKE encoded by the coding sequence ATATTTGATAATCAATATGAACAACAGCGCATACAAAAAGCCGAAGAACTTCGCAAAGAGGGTATCAATCCTTATGGACACGGCTTTTGTAAAGAGATAACAAATAAGCAATTTTTAGAAAAATATGCATATGTCAAAGAGCGTGAAGAGAAAAAAGATGAATCGGTATGTGTAAAACTCAATGGACGCATCAAATTTTTGCGTCATATGGGCAAAGCAGTATTTGCCAAAATAGAAGATGAAAGCGGTATAGTACAGATATATTTTAATCAAGACTCATTAGGGAAAGAGTGGTTTAAAAAGGTAAAAAAACTTATAGAAGTTGGAGATATTATTGAAGCAATCGGCTATCCATTTGTAACTAAAACAGGGGAGCTGACCCTCCATGCAAATGAACTCAATCTCGTGACAAAAGCAATTGTACCACTCCCCGAAAAATACCACGGATTGCAAGACAAAGAGTTGCGTTATCGCCAACGCTATCTTGATCTTATTATGAATCCAGATGTCAAAAAAGTTTTCGTATTAAGAAGCCGTATTGTAAGCCTCATTCGTGATTTTTTTGAAAATCATGGCTTTTTAGAGGTAGAGACTCCTATGATGCACCCAATCCCTGGTGGAGCAAATGCAAGGCCTTTCATCACCCATCATAATGCTTTAGGAGTTGATAGGTATCTTCGTATTGCACCAGAACTCTATCTCAAACGCCTCATTGTGGGAGGTTTTGAAGCGGTATTTGAGATAAATAGAAACTTCCGCAACGAAGGTATGGATGCTACCCATAACCCAGAATTTACAATGATAGAGTTTTATTGGGCATACCATACCTATGAAGATTTAATGAAACTCACTGAAGATCTTTTTGATTATCTCTTTGAAAAACTTGGACTTCCTAAAAAACTTCCCTATGGTGAGCATACAATCGATTTTTCTACACCGTTTGATAAAATTAAATATAAAGATGCAATAGTTGAAATAGGTGATGTTCCTCAAGAGGTTGTAGAAGATAAAGAGAAGATCATTTCTTATCTTAAAGAGAGAGGTATAGAGCTTGAGTTTCCACATAAAATGAGCTTAGGTGCATTGCAAGCAGAACTTTTTGACAACTTTGTCGAAGAAAAACTCATCAATCCAACTTTTATCACCCATTTTCCAATCGATATCAGCCCACTTGCAAGAAGAAGTGATGACAATCCGGAAATTGCAGAGCGTTTTGAGCTCTTTATAGCAGGTAAAGAGATAGCCAATGGATTTAATGAGCTCAACGATCCATTAGATCAATATGAACGTTTCAAAGCACAAGTTGCGAGTAAAGATGTAGATGATGAAGCGATGCATATGGATGAGGATTTTGTAAGAGCCTTAGGACATGGAATGCCTCCAACTGCAGGAGAAGGTATAGGAATCGATAGATTAGTAATGCTCCTTACAAATCAACACTCTATTAGAGATGTAATACTCTTTCCTGCAATGCGACCATTACCAAAAGAAGAAAAAGGAGAAAAAGAATAA
- a CDS encoding serine hydroxymethyltransferase, whose protein sequence is MDFLKNADPEVFNILENELQRQTDHLEMIASENFTSPAVMEAMGSIFTNKYAEGYPGKRYYGGCEYADAVEELAIERAKKLFGCEYVNVQPHSGSQANQGVYLALLKPYDKILGMDLSHGGHLTHGAKVNASGKIYQSFFYGVNDEGWIDYDRVLDIAKIVRPKLIVCGASAYPRVIDFKKFREIADEVGALLMADIAHIAGLVAAGEHPSPFPYCDVVTTTTHKTLRGPRGGMIMTNDADIAKKINSAIFPGIQGGPLVHVIAAKAVGFGENLKPAWKEYAKQVRKNASTLATVLMNRGYNVVSGGTDNHLVLVSFLDKDFSGKDADEALGRAGITVNKNTVPGETRSPFVTSGIRIGSPALTARGMKEGEFELIANRIADVLDNIEDVNLQEKIKKEMVALARKFIIYDRPTF, encoded by the coding sequence ATGGATTTTTTAAAAAATGCAGACCCAGAAGTTTTTAACATATTAGAAAATGAGCTGCAAAGGCAAACAGATCATCTTGAAATGATTGCAAGTGAAAACTTCACCTCTCCAGCCGTTATGGAAGCAATGGGAAGTATTTTTACAAACAAATATGCCGAGGGCTATCCTGGCAAACGCTATTATGGTGGCTGTGAATATGCTGATGCTGTAGAAGAACTTGCAATTGAAAGAGCCAAAAAACTCTTTGGATGTGAATATGTCAATGTACAACCCCACTCTGGTAGTCAAGCCAATCAGGGGGTCTATTTAGCACTTTTAAAACCATACGACAAAATATTGGGAATGGATTTAAGCCATGGGGGTCACCTCACACACGGTGCTAAAGTCAATGCAAGTGGAAAAATCTATCAAAGCTTTTTCTATGGCGTCAATGATGAGGGGTGGATCGATTATGACAGGGTATTAGATATAGCAAAAATAGTGAGACCAAAACTTATTGTTTGTGGAGCAAGTGCATATCCAAGAGTAATTGACTTTAAAAAGTTTCGCGAAATTGCTGATGAAGTGGGTGCACTATTGATGGCAGATATTGCCCATATTGCAGGACTTGTAGCAGCCGGTGAGCATCCAAGTCCTTTTCCTTACTGCGATGTGGTAACAACTACTACACACAAAACTCTTCGAGGCCCAAGAGGCGGTATGATTATGACCAATGATGCTGATATCGCCAAAAAGATCAATAGTGCTATCTTTCCTGGAATCCAAGGTGGGCCTCTTGTACATGTCATTGCTGCAAAAGCAGTCGGATTTGGCGAAAACTTGAAGCCTGCATGGAAAGAGTATGCAAAACAGGTGCGCAAAAATGCTTCAACTTTGGCTACTGTACTCATGAACAGAGGCTACAATGTAGTAAGTGGCGGTACTGACAACCACCTTGTACTTGTAAGCTTTCTTGACAAAGATTTTAGCGGGAAAGATGCAGATGAAGCACTTGGACGTGCTGGAATTACAGTAAATAAAAATACTGTCCCGGGAGAGACAAGAAGTCCATTTGTTACAAGCGGTATCCGTATAGGAAGCCCAGCACTTACAGCTCGAGGCATGAAAGAGGGTGAATTTGAGCTTATAGCAAACCGCATCGCTGATGTCCTTGATAATATCGAAGATGTCAATCTCCAAGAAAAGATCAAAAAAGAGATGGTAGCACTTGCTCGCAAATTCATCATCTACGATCGCCCTACCTTCTAA
- a CDS encoding SPOR domain-containing protein yields the protein MANEQMDNFEDLEELHTNELDDIVLEKYEKKNKIKKYFLIGGSLLLIFLIVLSVVKIISDSSSAPQESLVETQEVPTQQEQLSEPSNMQEVPIVEEDTLKKEESEISQVINEVMKKEKEIAATNQNEPPQRKIIPSHPVEKKVQTKPVVKPKKVAKETKKALTKTPPKHTKKTQQIVKTGSYYIQVGAFLKYYPDKAFLKKIKKAGFNYIIKEVISNGKKIRRVYIGPFQSRKEASKYLGKVRSKISKNAFITRIR from the coding sequence ATGGCTAATGAGCAAATGGATAATTTTGAAGATCTTGAAGAGCTTCATACTAATGAACTTGATGATATAGTCTTAGAAAAATATGAAAAAAAGAATAAAATCAAAAAGTATTTTCTCATTGGCGGTTCACTCCTTCTTATCTTTTTAATTGTCCTTAGCGTCGTCAAAATAATTTCAGACTCCTCTTCTGCACCACAAGAGAGTTTGGTAGAAACTCAAGAGGTTCCCACTCAACAAGAGCAATTGTCTGAGCCTTCTAATATGCAAGAAGTCCCCATTGTCGAAGAAGACACTTTGAAAAAAGAAGAGAGCGAAATATCGCAGGTCATTAATGAAGTTATGAAAAAAGAGAAAGAGATTGCAGCTACAAATCAAAATGAGCCTCCTCAACGTAAGATTATCCCATCCCACCCTGTTGAAAAAAAAGTGCAAACTAAGCCTGTCGTAAAACCTAAAAAAGTAGCAAAAGAGACAAAAAAAGCCCTTACAAAAACTCCTCCAAAACATACCAAAAAAACACAACAAATAGTAAAAACTGGCTCATACTATATCCAGGTAGGCGCTTTTTTAAAATATTATCCTGATAAGGCCTTTTTGAAAAAAATCAAAAAAGCCGGTTTTAACTATATTATCAAAGAGGTCATAAGCAATGGAAAAAAGATTAGACGCGTCTATATAGGACCATTTCAAAGTCGTAAAGAAGCAAGTAAATACCTCGGGAAGGTACGTTCTAAAATTAGTAAAAATGCATTCATTACAAGGATACGATAG